A DNA window from Porphyromonas gingivalis ATCC 33277 contains the following coding sequences:
- a CDS encoding nucleoside permease, whose amino-acid sequence MMKQLKYRLTLMNFLQFFIWGAWLISLGGYMASVLHYSGLEIGAIYGTMGIASLFMPGLLGILADKYVAAQKLLGACHLIGAILLVYASTLSSYSVFYPVMLLLCMSYMPTLALTNTIAYTAMEKAGMDIVREFPPIRVWGTVGFILAMWTVDICGWVMSSMQFYVSAVASLALGLYAFTLPHCPPAKENKKKGVLAVLGLDAFVLFRQRRMAIFFLFAMLLGAALQVTNTFGNPFLSHFADAYSESFAVQHPNVLLSLSQISETLFILTIPFFMGRFGIKRVMLMSMLAWVLRFAFFGLGNPGSGFIFLVLSMIVYGMAFDFFNISGSMFVDRETTPSIRAAAQGLFMIMTNGIGAIIGGFASGWVVDRFTDAGHTAWSTVWYIFAAYALVIAILFAFFFKSESSPLSRS is encoded by the coding sequence ATGATGAAGCAATTGAAATATCGTCTGACCCTGATGAACTTCCTGCAGTTTTTCATTTGGGGAGCTTGGCTGATTTCCCTTGGTGGATATATGGCGAGCGTACTGCATTATTCCGGTTTGGAAATAGGTGCCATATACGGTACGATGGGCATTGCCTCTCTTTTCATGCCGGGTTTGCTGGGTATTCTGGCGGACAAGTACGTGGCAGCACAAAAGCTCTTGGGGGCGTGCCATCTGATCGGAGCCATATTGCTGGTTTATGCTTCCACGCTGAGTAGTTACTCCGTTTTTTATCCCGTTATGCTCCTGCTCTGCATGAGCTATATGCCTACCCTCGCTCTCACCAATACGATAGCCTATACTGCTATGGAGAAAGCCGGTATGGATATAGTGCGCGAATTTCCTCCTATACGCGTATGGGGTACTGTCGGCTTCATTTTGGCCATGTGGACCGTCGATATATGCGGATGGGTAATGAGCAGTATGCAATTCTATGTCAGTGCGGTGGCTTCCCTTGCATTGGGATTGTATGCTTTTACCTTGCCTCACTGCCCTCCGGCAAAAGAAAACAAGAAGAAGGGGGTGCTTGCCGTCTTGGGGCTGGATGCTTTTGTCCTTTTCCGCCAACGTCGTATGGCTATCTTCTTCCTCTTTGCCATGCTATTGGGAGCAGCCCTTCAGGTCACCAATACATTCGGCAATCCGTTTTTGTCTCATTTTGCGGATGCTTATAGCGAGAGCTTTGCCGTGCAGCACCCCAATGTGTTGCTTTCTTTGTCGCAGATTTCCGAGACTCTTTTCATTTTGACCATTCCGTTTTTCATGGGGCGTTTCGGGATCAAACGGGTGATGCTTATGAGTATGTTGGCTTGGGTGTTGCGTTTTGCTTTCTTTGGTCTTGGCAATCCGGGTAGCGGCTTCATTTTCCTCGTTCTGTCGATGATCGTATATGGTATGGCCTTCGATTTCTTCAATATCAGCGGTTCCATGTTTGTCGATCGAGAGACTACACCATCGATTCGGGCAGCTGCTCAAGGCCTTTTTATGATAATGACCAATGGTATCGGAGCTATCATCGGCGGATTTGCCAGCGGTTGGGTGGTAGATCGCTTTACGGATGCCGGTCATACGGCTTGGAGCACGGTATGGTATATTTTCGCAGCTTATGCATTGGTCATTGCCATCCTCTTTGCTTTCTTTTTCAAGTCGGAAAGCAGTCCCCTCTCTCGATCTTAG
- a CDS encoding DUF4270 family protein, with protein MKRYLLLVFSLMALLTVACDDDLSPIGGSIQPPSDPVSARVDTLEFSVKTIPMGDIYNRTNYTLLGDLTDPEYGDLKADYIMQFKSPRNFKFKYPPKDGKIDSVKLSINYDSWAGDSTSIMKVSIYKINKAIPPSYYSTQELASLLDETQIIASQTFKAGNDSAFHRVRIPLPNEIGQKIYDLSVNNPSVFDTQESFYNNVLGGLYVTTTTGTGVVLSVYNTQMAIFYSYKVAADSTATASETFVNTSESYQVNHIKNSQISHLLQENDSLSCVKSPAGVMTQLTISKEQFTDAFTSNLSSSLAWQIGEAQFNISASKPSEGLMLSPPSYLLLLPQDSVRNFFEQEQTELMQPRTAFLSTIYNIKKREYRFSNISRLLMEHIKNNTEKTPEGKPYITKDLVLVLLPVKRQVAGASNSLYTSQLNNFMFPSGVKLQLGKKNKTARIGVYSMTYTDN; from the coding sequence ATGAAGAGATACCTTCTTCTTGTTTTTTCGTTAATGGCTCTCCTCACGGTAGCCTGCGATGATGATCTGTCTCCGATCGGAGGTTCTATCCAGCCTCCTTCGGATCCGGTTTCGGCCAGAGTGGATACGCTCGAATTTTCTGTCAAGACGATACCGATGGGCGATATTTATAACCGAACGAACTATACCCTGCTGGGAGATCTGACGGATCCCGAATATGGCGACTTGAAGGCTGACTACATCATGCAGTTCAAGAGTCCGAGGAATTTCAAATTCAAGTATCCGCCCAAAGATGGGAAGATCGACTCCGTGAAGCTCAGTATCAACTATGACAGTTGGGCGGGGGACTCCACGTCTATCATGAAGGTTTCGATCTATAAAATCAACAAAGCCATTCCTCCCTCATACTACTCCACACAGGAATTGGCCTCCCTGCTGGACGAAACGCAGATCATAGCCTCGCAAACATTCAAGGCTGGCAACGACTCGGCATTCCACCGCGTAAGAATACCCTTGCCCAATGAGATCGGCCAAAAGATATACGATCTCTCGGTAAACAACCCAAGTGTTTTCGATACGCAGGAGAGCTTCTATAATAATGTGTTGGGCGGTCTGTATGTGACTACGACGACGGGTACGGGAGTTGTGCTCAGCGTGTACAATACGCAGATGGCCATCTTCTATAGCTACAAGGTTGCGGCCGATTCTACCGCAACGGCTTCAGAGACATTCGTAAATACGAGCGAATCCTATCAGGTCAATCATATCAAGAACTCCCAAATATCCCACCTGTTGCAGGAGAATGACTCTCTCTCTTGTGTGAAGAGTCCGGCAGGGGTGATGACGCAACTGACAATCAGCAAAGAGCAGTTTACGGATGCTTTCACGAGCAATCTGTCTTCCTCTTTGGCTTGGCAAATCGGTGAAGCACAGTTCAATATCAGCGCTTCGAAGCCATCTGAGGGCTTGATGCTGAGTCCGCCCTCCTACTTGTTGCTCTTGCCGCAGGATTCGGTGAGAAACTTCTTCGAGCAAGAACAGACCGAGCTGATGCAGCCTCGCACGGCATTCCTATCGACCATATACAACATTAAGAAACGGGAGTATCGGTTTAGCAATATCAGTCGCCTGCTGATGGAGCATATCAAGAACAATACGGAGAAGACTCCCGAGGGCAAGCCTTATATCACCAAGGACCTTGTTCTCGTACTGCTGCCTGTGAAGCGTCAGGTTGCGGGAGCTTCCAATTCGCTGTACACCTCTCAGCTGAATAATTTCATGTTCCCGTCCGGCGTCAAACTACAGCTCGGGAAAAAAAATAAGACGGCGCGTATCGGCGTTTACAGTATGACTTATACCGACAACTGA
- a CDS encoding glycogen/starch synthase — protein sequence MDSKKILYISQEIFPYLPETDISVVSRKLPQTIQERGNEVRIFMPRYGIINERRNQLHEVIRLSGINMIINDNDHPLIIKVASIQSARMQVYFIDNDDFFKRKTMYDIKPKQENDNDERAIFFVRGALEAIKKLRWIPDVIHCHGWFTALAALYLKKMYADDPCLQKAKVVYSVYDDAGQGVIPETLFGKLGFDKITPDDLSVMEQSSDYLALNRLAIRYADGVIQGSETIAPELTDYISSLEGKAFLPYQGKEDYEEAFDNFYTALLTAN from the coding sequence ATGGATTCCAAAAAAATTCTTTACATATCCCAAGAAATTTTCCCCTACTTGCCGGAAACGGACATATCGGTCGTTTCGCGCAAATTGCCTCAGACCATTCAGGAGCGAGGCAATGAGGTGCGCATTTTTATGCCCCGCTATGGTATCATCAATGAGCGTCGCAATCAGTTGCACGAGGTGATACGCCTTTCCGGCATCAATATGATCATTAACGACAACGACCATCCGTTGATCATCAAAGTGGCTTCCATCCAGTCGGCCCGCATGCAGGTTTATTTCATCGACAATGATGATTTCTTCAAGCGCAAGACGATGTACGACATCAAGCCCAAGCAGGAGAATGACAACGATGAGCGAGCCATCTTTTTTGTGCGCGGAGCACTTGAAGCGATCAAGAAACTGCGTTGGATTCCCGATGTCATCCATTGTCATGGCTGGTTCACGGCGTTGGCTGCCTTGTATCTGAAGAAGATGTATGCGGATGATCCTTGCCTGCAAAAAGCAAAAGTGGTCTACTCCGTCTACGATGATGCCGGACAGGGAGTGATCCCGGAGACCCTCTTCGGTAAGCTCGGATTCGACAAGATCACGCCCGATGACCTGTCCGTAATGGAGCAGTCGTCCGACTATTTGGCCCTGAACCGTCTGGCCATCCGATATGCCGACGGTGTCATTCAGGGATCGGAGACCATAGCACCGGAGCTGACCGACTATATATCCTCTTTGGAGGGGAAGGCTTTCCTCCCATACCAAGGGAAAGAGGACTATGAAGAAGCTTTCGATAACTTCTATACCGCTCTTTTGACGGCCAACTGA